A single window of Candidatus Kuenenbacteria bacterium DNA harbors:
- the gyrB gene encoding DNA topoisomerase (ATP-hydrolyzing) subunit B, with protein sequence MPKTKISSKKTKQGGEAYNAAQITVLEGLEPVRKRPGMYIGSTGPAGLHHMIWEVVDNGIDEAMAGYANLIVITLLPDNMVEVFDNGRGIPVDIHKQAKVSALEVVLTKLHAGGKFGQGGYKVSGGLHGVGVSVVNALSEYLKAEVYRDGKVWVQEYKRGVPQKKVKAVGNTKMRGTKIIFKPDPTIFQTVEFDWETIVDHLRQQSYLNKGIKIKIFDERKKDETQSYEYYFEGGIKSYVSHLNNNNEPKHDKIFYIEKSMAPEKNNGDNPEGVVDQRPINVEIAFQYIEEYKESIYAFANNIINPEGGMHVMGFRSALTRVLNNYARSKGYLKEKDDNLSGEDVREGLTAVISVKVSEPQFEGQTKAKLGNPEARQVVESIFGESLAIFLEENPKDAEGIIGKCLLTAQARKAARSARDAIIRKGALEGMTLPGKLADCSSRDAQISELYIVEGDSAGGSAKQGRSREFQAILPLRGKILNVERARLDKMLANNEIKSLVIALGTNIGEQMDITKLRYNKIIIMTDADVDGAHIRTLLLTFFYRYFPDLIRQGHIFIAKPPLYKLQKGKEMHYAYSDEEKERLVKEMMGGETLKSESTKTIKQKNKREEAVAGEEAIVTEEAGEVDQTGVGEKVGGVNIQRYKGLGEMNPEQLWETTMDPKTRVTLRVDIEQAEKADEIFEMLMGTDVLPRKRFIQVHAKDVKNLDV encoded by the coding sequence ATGCCAAAGACGAAGATAAGTAGTAAAAAGACAAAGCAGGGCGGCGAAGCGTATAACGCAGCGCAGATTACTGTTTTGGAGGGGCTGGAGCCGGTCAGAAAAAGGCCAGGCATGTATATTGGTTCGACTGGGCCGGCTGGTTTGCATCATATGATTTGGGAGGTGGTGGATAATGGTATCGATGAGGCGATGGCTGGTTATGCCAATTTAATTGTGATTACACTTTTGCCAGATAATATGGTGGAGGTGTTTGATAACGGCAGAGGTATACCAGTGGATATCCACAAGCAAGCAAAGGTTTCTGCTCTTGAGGTGGTTTTGACCAAATTGCATGCGGGCGGAAAATTTGGTCAGGGGGGTTATAAGGTGTCTGGCGGTTTGCACGGCGTGGGTGTATCGGTGGTTAATGCTTTGTCAGAATATTTGAAAGCGGAGGTTTATCGTGACGGCAAGGTCTGGGTGCAGGAATACAAGCGCGGCGTGCCACAGAAAAAAGTGAAAGCAGTTGGCAATACCAAAATGCGCGGCACCAAGATTATTTTTAAACCAGATCCAACTATTTTTCAGACAGTAGAATTTGACTGGGAGACGATTGTGGATCATTTGCGTCAGCAGTCCTATCTCAATAAGGGTATCAAGATAAAAATATTTGATGAACGCAAAAAAGATGAGACCCAGTCGTATGAATATTATTTTGAAGGCGGTATAAAGTCTTATGTTAGCCATCTCAATAATAATAATGAGCCAAAGCACGATAAGATTTTTTATATAGAAAAGAGCATGGCACCCGAGAAAAATAACGGTGACAATCCTGAGGGCGTGGTGGACCAGCGCCCGATAAATGTGGAGATAGCTTTTCAATATATCGAGGAGTACAAAGAATCAATTTATGCCTTTGCTAATAATATTATCAACCCAGAGGGCGGTATGCACGTGATGGGTTTTCGGAGCGCTCTGACAAGGGTATTAAATAATTATGCCCGCTCAAAGGGGTATTTGAAGGAAAAAGACGATAATTTGTCTGGTGAAGACGTACGCGAGGGTTTGACTGCGGTTATTTCAGTCAAGGTTTCTGAGCCGCAGTTCGAGGGACAGACCAAGGCCAAACTCGGTAATCCAGAAGCCAGACAAGTAGTAGAGAGTATTTTTGGTGAGTCTCTGGCTATATTTTTAGAGGAAAATCCAAAAGACGCCGAGGGGATCATCGGCAAATGTCTTTTGACCGCCCAAGCCAGAAAAGCAGCGAGAAGCGCCAGAGACGCAATAATCAGAAAGGGTGCACTCGAGGGCATGACTTTGCCGGGTAAATTGGCAGATTGTTCTTCGAGGGACGCACAGATTTCCGAGCTTTATATTGTCGAGGGAGACTCGGCTGGTGGTAGCGCCAAACAAGGGAGAAGTCGAGAGTTTCAGGCAATTCTCCCATTACGCGGAAAGATTTTGAATGTGGAGAGAGCTAGGCTCGACAAAATGCTTGCCAATAATGAAATAAAATCATTGGTGATAGCACTTGGCACTAATATCGGCGAACAGATGGATATCACCAAATTACGATATAATAAGATTATTATTATGACTGATGCGGATGTGGATGGTGCTCATATTAGGACCTTGCTTTTGACTTTTTTCTACCGTTATTTCCCAGATCTGATCCGCCAAGGGCATATTTTTATTGCCAAGCCACCGTTGTATAAATTACAAAAAGGCAAAGAGATGCATTATGCCTATAGTGATGAGGAAAAAGAAAGACTAGTAAAGGAGATGATGGGTGGAGAGACATTAAAAAGCGAAAGCACCAAAACAATAAAGCAAAAAAACAAAAGAGAAGAAGCGGTCGCTGGCGAAGAAGCAATTGTGACAGAAGAGGCAGGAGAGGTAGACCAGACTGGAGTAGGAGAAAAAGTGGGCGGGGTGAATATCCAGCGTTATAAGGGTTTGGGCGAAATGAACCCAGAGCAACTCTGGGAGACGACTATGGATCCAAAAACTCGGGTGACGCTCCGAGTAGATATTGAGCAGGCAGAAAAAGCAGATGAAATTTTTGAAATGCTCATGGGTACTGATGTGTTGCCGAGAAAGAGGTTTATTCAGGTCCATGCCAAGGATGTGAAAAATCTTGATGTTTAA
- the tsaB gene encoding tRNA (adenosine(37)-N6)-threonylcarbamoyltransferase complex dimerization subunit type 1 TsaB produces MILFINTASSENITLALLDGKGEILVKKKIAAKYKQSEKLLVGIDRLMGGRKNLKKLIGIIAVKGPGSFTALRIGITTANTMAFGLRIPVVGVTDGLLEKLIKEGVSNLKKAKVGNYVMPEYGAEPNITTKKQ; encoded by the coding sequence ATGATTTTATTTATTAACACAGCTAGCTCGGAAAATATTACCTTGGCACTTTTGGATGGAAAGGGCGAGATTTTGGTCAAGAAGAAAATAGCGGCTAAATATAAACAATCGGAGAAGTTATTGGTTGGGATTGATCGGTTGATGGGTGGGAGGAAAAATTTAAAAAAATTAATTGGGATTATCGCGGTTAAGGGGCCGGGGAGTTTTACGGCGCTGAGGATTGGCATAACAACCGCGAATACGATGGCTTTTGGGTTGAGGATCCCAGTGGTAGGAGTAACGGATGGGTTGCTGGAAAAATTAATAAAAGAAGGAGTTAGCAATTTAAAAAAGGCAAAGGTTGGCAATTATGTGATGCCGGAATATGGGGCAGAGCCGAATATAACAACCAAGAAACAGTAA
- a CDS encoding phenylalanine--tRNA ligase subunit beta, translating into MLVSLNLLKKYVDLPLSVKPEEVVAKLATSTVEVEEFFEVGKDLEDVVVGKVVKLEKHPNADKLKIAMVDIGQVEPARIVCGGINLYEGMLVAVAKPGAMIRWHGEGELVTLEKAKIRGEESEGMICASNEIGLSDRFPGGELEIIDLTALDFKVGAPLAKELSLDDVIIDIDNKSITNRPDLWGHYGIARELSAIYGVELKSLEVEEKVGIEEAKAKGSNIKVSVKESNLCPRYLAVAVEGIKVKESPLWLKNVLSSIGFRPINNIVDITNYVMAETGQPLHAFDRSRVDNIVVRLANKGEKMVALDKEERALFTDTLVIADSKKPIAIAGVMGGANSQISETTKEIIIESANFNPLSIRKTSQKIGLRTDASMRFEKSLDGHLTETALRRALELIKEILSEAKVVGPIVEDGGVGEESKIVEVSPEKVSLKIGETLSVEAVSKILVRLGFEVKEKKDKLMVTVPSWRATGDVAIEEDIVEEVARIYGYDQIKPSMPEVKMKPWILDRERAVIDKTKDILSLGLGMQEVLNYSFWSEKLVADSGIDKEGELLALQNPLSEEQAYLRMSLLPAILKNISDNSRFYSELKIYEIGRVFRNRKGKYKIDKNSKDRLPDQPYYLAGAVVFGRDKQPFQSIKGILEEWGKFSGIDFLAWSAGKNPFCEFTNQIVDKEKRLAIIIGKEKIGWVGEVNQKALEYFDIKNRRVAVFELDLTPVLESGYKEIKKYQPVIKYPAVERDIAIEVAWKTRWESIKKEIEKLDTLIVGTEFLSEYDLGKKKSLAFRVVYRASDHTLSDKEVEKIEGGIIKFLGDKFGAARR; encoded by the coding sequence ATGTTGGTTTCATTGAATTTACTAAAAAAATATGTTGATTTGCCACTCTCGGTTAAGCCGGAAGAGGTGGTGGCAAAATTGGCGACTTCAACGGTAGAAGTGGAGGAATTTTTTGAGGTGGGTAAAGATTTGGAGGATGTCGTGGTTGGCAAGGTGGTAAAATTGGAAAAACATCCAAATGCAGACAAATTGAAGATTGCCATGGTGGATATTGGTCAAGTAGAGCCAGCTAGGATAGTTTGCGGGGGGATAAATCTTTATGAAGGGATGCTCGTGGCCGTCGCCAAGCCAGGAGCGATGATCCGCTGGCACGGAGAGGGAGAATTGGTAACACTGGAAAAAGCAAAAATCCGCGGGGAAGAATCCGAAGGGATGATTTGTGCGTCGAACGAGATTGGGCTCTCTGACAGATTTCCTGGCGGTGAGTTGGAAATAATTGATTTGACAGCCTTGGATTTCAAAGTCGGCGCTCCTTTGGCCAAAGAGCTCAGCTTGGACGATGTGATTATTGATATTGACAATAAATCTATTACCAATCGGCCAGATTTGTGGGGACACTATGGGATAGCCAGAGAACTGTCGGCGATTTATGGAGTGGAATTAAAATCACTGGAAGTGGAGGAAAAGGTGGGAATAGAGGAAGCAAAAGCAAAAGGGAGCAATATCAAAGTGAGTGTCAAAGAGAGTAATCTGTGCCCTAGGTATTTGGCAGTAGCGGTGGAGGGCATAAAAGTAAAAGAATCACCTTTGTGGCTGAAAAATGTTTTGAGTTCCATTGGTTTTCGTCCGATCAATAATATTGTAGACATTACAAACTATGTAATGGCGGAAACTGGACAGCCGTTGCACGCCTTTGATCGCAGTCGGGTGGATAATATCGTAGTGAGGCTGGCTAATAAGGGAGAGAAGATGGTAGCGCTTGATAAAGAAGAGAGGGCGCTTTTCACCGACACTTTGGTAATAGCAGATAGCAAGAAACCAATTGCGATTGCCGGGGTGATGGGCGGGGCGAATAGTCAAATAAGCGAAACAACAAAAGAAATAATTATTGAGTCAGCGAATTTTAATCCTTTAAGCATCAGGAAAACATCACAAAAGATTGGATTAAGAACCGACGCCTCAATGAGATTTGAGAAATCCTTGGATGGCCACCTGACGGAGACGGCGCTAAGAAGGGCGTTGGAATTGATCAAGGAAATTTTATCAGAAGCGAAAGTGGTTGGCCCTATTGTTGAGGACGGTGGAGTGGGAGAGGAAAGCAAGATAGTCGAGGTGTCACCGGAGAAAGTCAGCCTTAAAATTGGTGAGACCTTAAGTGTCGAAGCGGTGTCAAAGATTTTGGTAAGGTTGGGTTTTGAAGTTAAAGAGAAAAAAGATAAATTGATGGTGACCGTGCCTTCCTGGAGGGCAACTGGCGATGTGGCGATTGAGGAAGATATTGTGGAGGAAGTGGCCAGGATTTATGGTTATGATCAGATAAAACCCAGTATGCCAGAGGTGAAAATGAAGCCTTGGATTTTAGACAGAGAGAGAGCGGTAATTGATAAAACAAAAGATATATTGTCTTTGGGGCTAGGTATGCAGGAAGTTTTGAATTATTCTTTTTGGTCAGAAAAATTGGTGGCTGACTCAGGTATAGACAAAGAGGGGGAGCTTTTGGCTCTGCAAAATCCGTTGTCAGAGGAACAGGCGTATTTGAGAATGAGCTTGTTGCCAGCTATCCTGAAAAATATTAGCGACAATAGCCGTTTTTATAGCGAGTTAAAAATTTATGAAATTGGTAGGGTTTTCCGCAATAGGAAAGGTAAATATAAAATAGATAAAAATAGCAAAGACAGACTGCCGGACCAGCCGTATTATCTGGCAGGAGCAGTGGTTTTTGGTAGAGACAAACAACCATTCCAATCAATCAAAGGGATATTAGAAGAGTGGGGAAAGTTTTCAGGGATTGATTTTTTGGCTTGGTCAGCTGGCAAAAATCCGTTTTGTGAGTTTACCAACCAAATAGTGGACAAGGAAAAAAGATTGGCAATAATCATAGGTAAGGAAAAGATCGGTTGGGTGGGAGAGGTAAACCAAAAGGCTTTAGAATATTTTGATATAAAAAATAGGCGTGTAGCAGTTTTTGAACTTGATTTAACCCCAGTTTTGGAAAGTGGCTATAAAGAGATCAAAAAGTATCAGCCGGTGATTAAATATCCGGCAGTGGAAAGAGATATCGCTATCGAGGTAGCCTGGAAAACACGTTGGGAGAGTATAAAAAAAGAAATAGAAAAATTAGACACCTTGATTGTGGGGACAGAGTTTTTGTCAGAATACGATTTGGGGAAAAAGAAGAGTTTGGCTTTTCGGGTGGTTTATCGGGCCAGTGATCATACTTTGAGCGACAAAGAGGTAGAGAAGATAGAGGGAGGAATAATAAAGTTTTTGGGTGATAAATTCGGAGCAGCGAGGAGGTAG
- the nusG gene encoding transcription termination/antitermination protein NusG has translation MARQILHQGEKRWYVIHTYSGYEENVARNLEQRIESMDMQDKIFQVLVPTENKIKIKGGKRHTTREKIFPGYVLAEMIVDDASWYVVRNTPNVTGFIGSGTLPIPLSDPEIKELQRRMGAQEPKYQINVSAGMPVRIIDGPFKDMEGKVADVDEARGKIKVLVQMFGRETPVELDFLQIKKL, from the coding sequence ATGGCAAGACAAATATTACATCAAGGCGAAAAAAGATGGTATGTGATTCATACCTATTCCGGTTATGAGGAAAATGTGGCTAGGAATTTAGAGCAGAGGATAGAATCTATGGATATGCAGGATAAGATTTTTCAGGTTTTGGTGCCAACAGAAAATAAGATAAAGATTAAGGGCGGCAAGCGCCACACGACCAGAGAAAAAATATTTCCGGGCTATGTTTTGGCGGAGATGATAGTCGATGACGCTTCCTGGTATGTAGTTCGGAATACTCCAAATGTGACAGGGTTTATCGGTTCGGGGACTTTACCTATACCACTCTCTGACCCCGAGATAAAAGAATTGCAACGTCGGATGGGAGCGCAAGAGCCAAAATATCAGATCAATGTCTCGGCTGGAATGCCAGTTAGGATTATCGATGGACCATTTAAAGATATGGAAGGCAAGGTAGCTGATGTGGATGAGGCACGGGGCAAGATAAAGGTTTTGGTACAGATGTTTGGTAGGGAGACACCGGTGGAGCTAGATTTCCTGCAGATAAAGAAATTATAA
- the secE gene encoding preprotein translocase subunit SecE has product MSSLVQYFKDSKLELKKVVWPTKKQTINHTALVIGFSVALALFLGLVDFGLSELVKVLVTK; this is encoded by the coding sequence ATGAGTAGTTTAGTCCAATATTTTAAGGATTCCAAATTGGAATTAAAAAAGGTTGTTTGGCCGACGAAAAAGCAAACAATCAATCACACAGCTTTGGTAATTGGGTTTTCTGTGGCTCTGGCTTTGTTTTTAGGGTTGGTGGATTTTGGCTTGTCAGAGCTGGTAAAGGTTTTGGTAACTAAATAA
- the pheS gene encoding phenylalanine--tRNA ligase subunit alpha (catalyzes a two-step reaction, first charging a phenylalanine molecule by linking its carboxyl group to the alpha-phosphate of ATP, followed by transfer of the aminoacyl-adenylate to its tRNA; forms a heterotetramer of alpha(2)beta(2); binds two magnesium ions per tetramer; type 1 subfamily), with the protein SNVQVRAMEKYGVPLRCIVPGRVYRNEATDARHEHTFHQVEGLMLDKNISISNLKAVLDAVIKSILGPDFKTRIRPGYFPFVEPGLEVDLSCVLCKGTGCRVCKQTGWVEFCGAGMVHPHVLKAGGVDPSKYSGFAFGFGVERLAMMRYGVDDIRLFHSSDLRFLGQF; encoded by the coding sequence AGTAATGTGCAGGTCAGGGCGATGGAAAAGTATGGAGTGCCTTTGCGCTGTATTGTGCCGGGCAGGGTTTATCGCAACGAAGCGACAGATGCGCGCCATGAACATACTTTTCATCAGGTAGAGGGCCTTATGCTAGATAAAAATATTTCTATTTCCAATTTGAAGGCGGTACTTGACGCGGTGATCAAATCGATTTTGGGGCCGGATTTCAAGACGAGAATACGACCGGGTTATTTTCCTTTTGTGGAGCCAGGGCTGGAAGTAGATCTATCTTGTGTTTTGTGCAAGGGGACAGGTTGCCGGGTGTGCAAACAGACTGGCTGGGTAGAATTCTGTGGGGCGGGTATGGTGCACCCACATGTGTTGAAAGCTGGGGGAGTTGACCCTTCGAAATATTCGGGTTTCGCTTTTGGTTTTGGGGTAGAAAGATTGGCGATGATGAGATATGGGGTTGATGATATTAGATTGTTTCATAGCAGTGATTTGAGGTTTTTGGGGCAGTTTTAG
- a CDS encoding AAA family ATPase, with protein sequence MEKNKLVCIAGLCGAGKSEVADRFIKAGYAYVRFGQITLDEVKRRGLEPKEENEKPIREEFRKQHGMAAFAILNIPKFDEFLSQGKNVLGDGLYSWSEYKVLKEKYGDRLIVVAVYASPKVRYERLTDRRSRYGDDPTMKYRSFSLEEAKTRDYAEIENIEKGGPIVMADFTIINEGTIEDLDKQVGEILNKIDA encoded by the coding sequence ATGGAAAAAAATAAATTAGTTTGCATTGCTGGATTGTGTGGGGCTGGGAAAAGCGAGGTGGCTGATAGATTTATTAAGGCTGGTTATGCCTATGTGCGTTTTGGGCAGATTACTTTGGACGAAGTGAAGAGAAGGGGATTGGAGCCAAAAGAGGAAAATGAAAAGCCGATTCGTGAAGAATTTCGCAAGCAACACGGAATGGCGGCTTTCGCGATTTTAAACATACCAAAATTCGATGAATTTTTGAGTCAGGGCAAAAATGTTTTAGGTGATGGTCTTTATAGTTGGTCAGAATATAAAGTTTTGAAAGAAAAATACGGAGACAGGTTAATCGTGGTGGCGGTGTATGCTTCACCCAAGGTTCGATATGAACGCTTGACTGACAGGAGAAGCCGCTATGGTGATGACCCAACCATGAAATATCGCTCTTTTTCTTTAGAGGAGGCAAAGACTAGAGATTATGCGGAAATAGAAAATATTGAAAAAGGTGGGCCGATTGTGATGGCTGATTTTACGATTATCAATGAGGGCACGATAGAGGATTTGGATAAGCAGGTGGGGGAGATATTAAATAAGATAGACGCATGA
- a CDS encoding dCMP deaminase, whose amino-acid sequence MAEEREHYRPSWDDYFMAVAKIIAARGTCDRLYSGAVLVKDNRIISTGYNGAPPGLLHCHDAGHLLEDGHCVRTIHGEHNVLLQAAVQGGTSTVGSTLYTKYNPCIHCAKYVVACGVKRVVITKVYRNSAAVDYLREAGVKVDIYQEDPKWRDEVLKIFTEDVPERVNEGEVKLDQQK is encoded by the coding sequence ATGGCAGAAGAAAGAGAGCATTATCGTCCTTCTTGGGATGATTATTTTATGGCTGTAGCTAAAATAATTGCTGCCAGGGGAACTTGTGATAGATTGTATTCCGGTGCAGTTTTGGTAAAAGATAACCGTATCATATCTACGGGTTATAATGGCGCACCGCCGGGATTGCTACATTGTCACGATGCTGGGCATTTATTGGAAGATGGACACTGTGTAAGAACAATACACGGTGAACATAATGTATTATTGCAGGCTGCGGTGCAGGGTGGCACAAGTACGGTCGGCTCGACTTTGTACACTAAATACAATCCTTGTATACATTGTGCAAAATATGTGGTGGCTTGTGGTGTCAAAAGGGTAGTGATCACCAAGGTTTATAGGAATAGCGCCGCGGTTGATTATTTGAGGGAGGCCGGAGTAAAAGTGGATATTTACCAAGAAGACCCAAAATGGAGAGATGAGGTATTAAAAATTTTCACCGAAGATGTGCCAGAAAGAGTGAACGAAGGCGAGGTTAAACTAGATCAACAAAAATAA
- the rplK gene encoding 50S ribosomal protein L11, whose protein sequence is MMPKQVKAIVKLQIKGGQANPAPPVGPALGQHGVAIQEFCTKFNEETKSKMGEVVPVEITIYEDRSFNFVLKTPPAAELLKKAAGIQKGSGKPLTDKVGKVTKKQIREIAEIKMPDLNAHDVEAAMKIIEGTARQMGITVE, encoded by the coding sequence ATTATGCCAAAACAAGTAAAAGCAATTGTGAAATTGCAGATCAAGGGAGGGCAGGCCAATCCAGCTCCGCCAGTTGGTCCGGCTTTGGGCCAGCATGGGGTAGCAATTCAGGAGTTTTGTACCAAATTTAATGAAGAGACAAAATCTAAAATGGGTGAGGTGGTCCCAGTAGAAATCACTATTTATGAGGATAGGAGTTTTAATTTTGTACTAAAGACCCCACCGGCAGCGGAACTTTTGAAAAAGGCTGCAGGGATACAAAAAGGATCTGGCAAGCCACTGACTGATAAGGTGGGCAAGGTGACTAAAAAACAAATTAGAGAAATCGCCGAGATAAAAATGCCAGATTTAAACGCTCACGACGTGGAAGCAGCAATGAAGATTATTGAGGGAACAGCTAGACAGATGGGGATCACAGTAGAGTAA
- a CDS encoding HAD family hydrolase, translated as MIKNIIFDWSGVIIDNTNNVYLAVMGFWHRFGLEPITFEQFRQEFKLPVMDFYDKYLLSKVSFEEQKDIFTEEYAKLQKAGPYNYIVDLLGRLKEIGFKMAVISSDPAVHLRQAMNDYGMDDIFIDIKTDLHNKKEALAEVIRNNNFQPEETLFIGDTTHEIEVGKELGIKTAGVTWGIQLEDKLRSANPDFIFHNLEEMEKTILGE; from the coding sequence ATGATAAAGAACATTATTTTTGATTGGTCGGGAGTGATTATAGATAATACTAACAATGTTTATTTGGCGGTGATGGGTTTTTGGCACAGATTCGGACTAGAACCTATAACTTTTGAGCAGTTTAGGCAAGAATTTAAATTACCAGTGATGGATTTTTATGATAAGTATTTGCTGAGTAAGGTGAGTTTTGAAGAGCAAAAAGATATTTTTACAGAAGAATACGCGAAATTGCAAAAGGCGGGGCCCTATAACTATATTGTTGATCTGCTGGGGAGGCTTAAGGAAATTGGTTTTAAGATGGCGGTTATTAGCTCTGATCCAGCAGTGCATCTTCGTCAGGCCATGAATGATTATGGTATGGACGATATTTTTATAGACATAAAGACAGATTTGCACAACAAGAAAGAGGCGTTGGCCGAAGTTATTAGAAATAATAATTTTCAGCCAGAGGAAACTTTGTTTATTGGCGATACCACTCATGAGATTGAGGTGGGTAAAGAGTTGGGAATAAAGACAGCAGGAGTGACTTGGGGGATTCAGTTGGAAGATAAGCTGAGATCAGCTAACCCGGATTTTATTTTTCATAATTTAGAAGAAATGGAGAAGACTATTTTGGGTGAATAA
- the mraZ gene encoding division/cell wall cluster transcriptional repressor MraZ: MFLGEYSHNIDDKNRLAIPAKFRAELKNGAVITRGLDNCLFLFTKKDWQALVDKIGQLPLSQANARSFSRMMLMGAMEVGLDKLGRILLPDYLKKFAELKKQVIVGGVLNRIEIWDEAKWQNYKNKAESNVEEVAEGMRELGI, encoded by the coding sequence ATGTTTCTTGGCGAATATTCGCACAATATTGATGACAAGAATCGGTTGGCCATACCAGCGAAATTTCGGGCTGAATTGAAAAACGGGGCAGTTATTACTAGGGGTTTGGATAATTGTTTATTTTTATTTACCAAAAAAGATTGGCAGGCTTTGGTGGATAAAATTGGACAATTGCCCTTGAGCCAGGCCAATGCCAGAAGTTTCTCTCGGATGATGCTCATGGGGGCGATGGAGGTAGGGCTGGACAAGCTGGGTAGAATTTTATTGCCAGATTATTTGAAAAAATTTGCGGAGCTCAAAAAACAAGTGATAGTGGGCGGTGTCTTGAACAGAATTGAAATTTGGGATGAGGCAAAATGGCAAAACTACAAGAATAAAGCAGAAAGCAATGTGGAAGAAGTGGCAGAGGGAATGAGGGAGCTCGGCATCTAG
- the rplA gene encoding 50S ribosomal protein L1 encodes MKKKTAKASHSKRYVELAAKVDKNKIYSPEEAIQVVKETAKTKFDSSVEVHVRLGVDTQKGEQAVRGAVGLPHGTGKTKKVAVFIRNEKVAKDAGADIVGGEDLIKQIKTTEKINFDIALATPEMMKDLAVVAKVLGPKGLMPAPKSGTVVPEAEMERAIGEIKKGRVNFRNDDTGNIHQIIGKASWEDNKLKENLEIFVDALNKAKPAAVKGTFIKGVYLTSTMGPAVRVNI; translated from the coding sequence ATGAAAAAGAAAACAGCAAAAGCCAGCCATTCCAAGAGATATGTGGAATTGGCGGCTAAAGTGGATAAAAATAAAATTTATTCACCAGAAGAGGCAATACAGGTTGTCAAAGAAACAGCCAAGACCAAGTTTGATTCTTCGGTTGAGGTGCATGTGCGGCTCGGCGTTGACACCCAGAAGGGTGAACAAGCAGTGAGGGGCGCAGTTGGCTTGCCTCATGGGACTGGCAAAACAAAAAAGGTAGCGGTTTTTATTCGCAATGAAAAAGTGGCCAAAGATGCCGGAGCTGATATCGTCGGTGGTGAGGATTTGATCAAGCAGATAAAAACAACTGAGAAAATAAATTTTGATATTGCGCTTGCCACGCCAGAAATGATGAAAGATCTGGCTGTGGTGGCCAAGGTTTTGGGACCCAAGGGCTTGATGCCCGCTCCAAAATCTGGGACCGTGGTACCAGAGGCGGAGATGGAGAGAGCGATAGGAGAGATAAAGAAGGGCAGGGTAAATTTTCGCAATGATGATACTGGTAATATTCATCAGATAATTGGCAAAGCCTCATGGGAGGACAACAAACTGAAAGAGAATCTAGAGATTTTTGTGGATGCTTTGAATAAAGCCAAGCCAGCGGCGGTTAAGGGTACGTTTATAAAAGGTGTTTATTTGACTAGCACAATGGGCCCGGCCGTGAGGGTGAATATTTAG
- a CDS encoding HIT family protein — MKECFFCQIYKDKIDNTNLVNKIVYWGKNFYIRFDNVPVSPGHLEIVANRHMKSLADLDLGEWGELRTLIKKAIKIIESTNFEGLYKKFLKGADNKIFKHYAEEMLRSKVVGKKPAGYNIGVNEGLAGGQTVPHLHIHIIPRHKGDVLDPTGGVRNIIPKLGNYKKLIK, encoded by the coding sequence ATGAAAGAATGTTTTTTTTGCCAAATTTATAAAGACAAGATAGATAATACAAACCTGGTTAATAAAATTGTTTATTGGGGAAAAAATTTTTACATCAGATTTGACAATGTGCCTGTTAGCCCGGGGCACTTAGAGATTGTGGCCAATAGACACATGAAAAGTTTGGCTGATTTAGATTTAGGGGAGTGGGGTGAGCTACGAACGCTGATAAAGAAGGCCATAAAAATAATTGAAAGTACTAATTTCGAGGGTTTATATAAAAAATTTTTAAAGGGTGCAGACAATAAAATTTTTAAACACTATGCCGAGGAAATGTTGAGAAGCAAAGTTGTCGGCAAGAAGCCGGCGGGCTATAATATTGGGGTGAATGAAGGGCTGGCTGGCGGGCAGACTGTGCCCCATTTGCATATTCATATTATCCCGAGGCACAAGGGCGATGTTTTGGACCCAACCGGCGGAGTCAGAAATATTATTCCAAAATTAGGAAATTATAAAAAATTAATTAAATAA